GGCTCATGACGCCCGCCCTGCGGCCCCAGTCGCGCGAGCGGCTGCGCGCGGAGGCCGAGTCGCTCGCCCGCGACGTGCTGGCCGGCTGCCCTTTGAAAGTGCCGTTCGCGCTCGGGCCGCGGCTGCGCACGGCGACGATGGGAGCGACGCTCGCGCAGGTCACCGGGGTCGCCGAGGCGGCGCGCGCGGCCGAGTGGAACCGGGTGCTGCACCGCATGTTCCAGCAGGCGGTGTCGGCCGAGATCACCGTGCGCTACATGCTGCGCGGGGCCGGGGGGCTGGCGTGGTGGCCGTCGTTCCGGCGGCACATGGGCGAGTGCGACGCGCTCGTCTACGGCGAGATCGCGCGGCGGCGGCGTTGCGGCGACGACCGCGACGACGTGCTGGGGGCGCTGATGCGGGCCCGCGACGAGCGCGGCGCGCGGCTGACCGACCGGGTGCTGCGCGACCAGGTGATGAGCCTGTTCGCCGGGGCGCGCACCACCACGGCGACGGGGCTGGCGTGGTTGTTCGAGCGGGTGGCGCGCCATCCCGACGTGCTGCGGCGGGTGGCCGAGGGCGACGAGGCGTACGCGGACGCGGTGTGCTACGAGGCGTTGCGGGTGCGTCCGCCGGTGGCGTTCTTCGGGCGGGCGCTGCGGCGTCCGGTCGAGCTGGGCGGGCGGACGGTGCGGCCCGGCACGGCGGTCATCGTGCACATACGGGCGTTGCACCACCATCCCGGCCTTTATCCCGACCCGGCGGCGTTCCGCCCCGAGCGCTGGCTCGGCCGGCGGCCCGGAGGCTACGGATGGATGCCGTTCGGCGGCGGGCGGCGCACCTGTGTCGGCGACCGGATGGCGTTGGCGCTGATGGCCGCGTTCCTGCGGGTGTTCGCCGAGTCGGTGACGATCGCGCCGGGCGTGCCGGGCGACGAGGCCGTGCGGTGGCTGGCGATCTCGAACGTGCCCGGCGACGACTGCCGCCTCGTCCTGACCCCCCGCTGAGCCGGTGCCGCCGCGGCCCGCACTACCATCACCTGCGTGTCGAGCGAAGTGAACGAGCAACGATCGGAGCCGACGTCCATGCAGCAGGAGCCCGAAATGTCGCGGCAGGAGATCGAGTCCGTGCAGCGGGAGATCGCCCGGGAGCTCCAGGTGAGCCCGTCCTTCGACGCCGCGCAGGAGATCGAGCGCCGGGTGGCCTTCCTCGCCGACCGGCTCATCGCCGGCGGCCTGCGCGCGCTGGTGCTGGGCGTCAGCGGCGGCGTCGACTCCTCGACCACCGGCCGGCTGTGCCAGCTCGCCGTCGAGCGGGTGCGCGCCACGGGCCGGGAGGCGACGTTCTTCGCGATGCGGCTGCCGTACGGCGTGCAGGCCGACGAGCACGACGCCCGGCTCGCGCTGGAGTTCATCCGCCCCGACCAGGTGCTGACCGTCGATGTGCGGCCCGCGAGCGACGCCGCGCTGGAGGCGCTGCTGGCCGGCGGCCTGGCCTTCCGCGACGACCGGCAGCAGGACTTCGTGCTCGGCAACATCAAGGCCCGCCAGCGCATGATCGTCCAGTTCGCGGTGGCGGGGGCGCGGGAGGGCCTGGTCGTCGGCACCGACCACGCGGCCGAGGCGGTCTCGGGCTTCTTCACCAAGTACGGCGACGGCGCGGCCGACGTGGTGCCGCTCACCGGCCTCACCAAGCGGCGCGTCCGGGCGCTGGCCGAGGCGCTGGGGGCGCCGTCCGCGCTGGTCTGGAAGACCCCGACCGCCGACCTGGAGACCCTGAGCCCGGGCCGGCCCGACGAGGAGGCGCTGGGCGTCACCTACGACGACATCGACGACCTCCTGGAGGGCAAGCCGGTCGACGAGGCCGCCTTCGCGATCATGCTCGACCGCTACCGCCGCACCGAGCACAAGCGCCGCCTCCCGATCGCTCCCTGAGCCGTCCGCCTCGCCGTCACAGGCCGGCAAGGGGGCCGACGCGGCGCAGGAGCGTCGCCCTGTGCGAGCCCGCCCCGTCGCGTGCGGCGGGGCGGCGGTGGCATGCTGGGGGCCCGGGCGGGTTCGCCCGGAATGACGGCCCTGGCGGTGACATGGACAACTTCCTTCCCGAGCCCGAGCTCACGGACGCGGCCGCGCGCCTCTACGACGAGGATCTCGCCGACAACGGCTACGTGATGAACCTGTCCCGGTTGTGGGCCTACCAGCCGGACACGCTCGCCGGGCTGTTCGAGCTGGTCGGCGGCGTCGCCGAGGGCGGCGGGCTGACGCCGCGGCAGCGTGCCGTGCTGGTCGCCGCGTGCGCCTCCACCCTGGGCGACTCCTACTGCTCGCTGGCCTGGGGCGCGCGGCTGGCGAAGGCCGCCGGGGAGGAGGCGGCGGCCGGTGTGCTGCGCGGCGACGACTCGGGGCTGGAGGCGGCCGAGCGGGTGATGGCCGCGTGGGCGCGGAAGGTGGCCCGCGATCCCAACGGCACGGGGCCGGCGGACGTCCGGGAGCTGCGGGCGGCCGGGTTCGACGATCGGCAGGTCTTCGCGATG
The Actinomadura luzonensis genome window above contains:
- a CDS encoding carboxymuconolactone decarboxylase family protein, translating into MDNFLPEPELTDAAARLYDEDLADNGYVMNLSRLWAYQPDTLAGLFELVGGVAEGGGLTPRQRAVLVAACASTLGDSYCSLAWGARLAKAAGEEAAAGVLRGDDSGLEAAERVMAAWARKVARDPNGTGPADVRELRAAGFDDRQVFAMTAFVALRLAFSTVNDALGALPDAELRAAAPPLVRAAVTYGRPPATTA
- the nadE gene encoding ammonia-dependent NAD(+) synthetase; translated protein: MSRQEIESVQREIARELQVSPSFDAAQEIERRVAFLADRLIAGGLRALVLGVSGGVDSSTTGRLCQLAVERVRATGREATFFAMRLPYGVQADEHDARLALEFIRPDQVLTVDVRPASDAALEALLAGGLAFRDDRQQDFVLGNIKARQRMIVQFAVAGAREGLVVGTDHAAEAVSGFFTKYGDGAADVVPLTGLTKRRVRALAEALGAPSALVWKTPTADLETLSPGRPDEEALGVTYDDIDDLLEGKPVDEAAFAIMLDRYRRTEHKRRLPIAP
- a CDS encoding cytochrome P450 — translated: MSDRPPFWEPWAGTATLPAALLLGEHVTHALFERTGSMFALWLPGVGRSVMVRDPAVVRELLLAPEEAVDDVAANLVQTPVIGPQGLAVLAPEANRALRRLMTPALRPQSRERLRAEAESLARDVLAGCPLKVPFALGPRLRTATMGATLAQVTGVAEAARAAEWNRVLHRMFQQAVSAEITVRYMLRGAGGLAWWPSFRRHMGECDALVYGEIARRRRCGDDRDDVLGALMRARDERGARLTDRVLRDQVMSLFAGARTTTATGLAWLFERVARHPDVLRRVAEGDEAYADAVCYEALRVRPPVAFFGRALRRPVELGGRTVRPGTAVIVHIRALHHHPGLYPDPAAFRPERWLGRRPGGYGWMPFGGGRRTCVGDRMALALMAAFLRVFAESVTIAPGVPGDEAVRWLAISNVPGDDCRLVLTPR